Proteins encoded within one genomic window of Bacteroidota bacterium:
- a CDS encoding T9SS type A sorting domain-containing protein, producing the protein MKKFTFFFFIFSAPFLHSQAQVPFTIEIEPVIAGPLPGMHSFAFAQSGSKWLFIGGRTNGLHGFSTNSNFDVVYESDVITVIDTATWSYYSSPLGVLPFAEADPLRATNAQFTRIGDYLYIIGGFGFDSTANAYRTFPVVSAIQIDNMINAVINGTPIAPHIRQITYTNLRVCGGEMTSLSDSTCLLFFGHNFYGRYSDPPQPTFTQIYSNELKRFKISDDGTNLFITNYSAITDTNNFHRRDFNLGPIIHSDGSFGSCVYSGVFRKDRELPYPWPINYDTLNGYAVDSSYSQQMNNYTCAMLPVFDSVQHTMFTVLFGGMSQYDFNPSNGILTEDTLVPFVSDISVLVHAQNGAWAQVPLQLQMPGLQGSNMQFVPLSSVPSYSNDVVNLRNVSGRILAGYLVGGIVSPTPNLPPTSWANDTVYRVYLTPDANLLDVQNPLAEGTVDVFPNPAANNVAVRVHADGEIKIEIIDATGKIIRSEEHNGRQDVNFSMENIADGTYFVRVITENSVYRQKLVVLH; encoded by the coding sequence ATGAAAAAATTTACTTTTTTCTTCTTTATTTTTTCTGCACCGTTTCTTCATTCGCAGGCGCAGGTTCCTTTTACTATTGAAATTGAACCTGTGATCGCCGGTCCGCTACCCGGAATGCATTCTTTCGCTTTTGCACAATCGGGATCAAAGTGGCTTTTCATTGGAGGAAGAACCAACGGCCTTCACGGATTTTCTACCAACAGCAATTTCGATGTCGTTTATGAAAGTGATGTCATCACGGTGATCGATACGGCTACGTGGAGTTATTATTCTTCCCCGCTTGGCGTTCTTCCTTTTGCAGAAGCAGATCCGCTGCGCGCAACGAATGCACAGTTCACGCGTATTGGAGATTATCTCTACATCATCGGCGGATTTGGATTTGATTCCACTGCGAATGCTTACCGCACTTTCCCGGTTGTTTCCGCCATACAAATTGATAACATGATCAACGCGGTGATCAATGGAACGCCGATCGCGCCGCACATCCGCCAGATCACGTACACAAACCTGCGTGTGTGCGGGGGAGAAATGACAAGTTTGAGCGACAGCACGTGTCTTCTTTTTTTCGGACACAATTTTTATGGAAGATATTCTGATCCGCCACAACCTACATTCACGCAGATTTACTCGAATGAACTGAAACGTTTTAAAATTTCTGACGACGGTACAAATCTTTTCATCACCAATTATTCTGCGATCACTGACACGAATAATTTTCATCGCCGCGATTTTAATCTTGGCCCCATAATTCACTCAGACGGAAGTTTTGGTTCCTGTGTTTACAGTGGAGTGTTCCGCAAAGACCGTGAGTTGCCTTACCCGTGGCCCATTAATTACGATACACTCAATGGTTATGCTGTTGATTCTTCTTACAGCCAGCAAATGAATAATTACACTTGTGCGATGTTGCCGGTTTTTGATTCGGTGCAACATACAATGTTCACTGTACTATTCGGCGGAATGAGTCAATATGATTTCAATCCTTCGAATGGAATTTTAACAGAAGACACGCTCGTTCCTTTTGTGAGTGATATTTCTGTTCTCGTGCATGCGCAGAATGGCGCGTGGGCGCAAGTGCCTTTGCAATTACAGATGCCGGGATTGCAGGGAAGTAATATGCAGTTTGTTCCGCTGAGTAGTGTTCCGTCTTATTCGAATGATGTGGTGAATTTGCGCAATGTGAGCGGGAGAATTCTTGCGGGATATCTTGTGGGTGGAATTGTTTCTCCCACTCCGAATCTTCCACCAACTTCGTGGGCGAATGATACGGTGTACAGAGTTTATCTCACGCCTGATGCGAATTTACTTGACGTGCAGAATCCTTTGGCAGAAGGAACAGTGGATGTTTTTCCAAATCCTGCAGCGAATAATGTTGCGGTGCGTGTGCATGCCGATGGGGAAATAAAAATTGAAATTATTGATGCAACAGGAAAAATTATTCGCAGTGAAGAGCACAATGGAAGACAGGATGTGAATTTTTCAATGGAGAATATTGCTGATGGAACTTATTTTGTACGCGTGATCACGGAGAATTCTGTATATCGCCAGAAGCTTGTTGTGCTTCATTAA
- a CDS encoding sterol desaturase family protein, with protein sequence MDLLREKFVFLLSTPLYTFFILGEMILSRIHHRKFYTLKGTLMNVWLSALNFGLDFVLRGFVLVFLTYFFNHKYFLIATPWIYWTALLIAEDFLFYWLHRVDHYCRFFWAVHVTHHSSEEFNLTVGFRSSVFQPLYRFIWFIPLPLLGFRAEDIMLMYAITQIYGILIHTQFINKMGPLEWFMSTPSHHRVHHGANVPYLDKNMGMVFIFWDKLFGTFVPEEEKVKFGLTKNLEHPYNPVTSVFHEWGAILRDLGKKSSLKAKFMYVFGPPGWSHDGSKKTSGQLRKEFKIQDSKINGGL encoded by the coding sequence ATGGATTTATTAAGGGAAAAATTCGTCTTCCTCCTCTCCACGCCGCTCTACACTTTTTTTATCCTCGGCGAGATGATCCTTTCGCGTATTCATCACCGGAAATTCTACACGCTCAAAGGAACGCTCATGAATGTGTGGCTCTCGGCGCTCAACTTCGGTCTCGATTTTGTTTTGCGCGGATTCGTTCTCGTTTTCCTTACTTATTTTTTCAATCACAAATATTTTCTCATCGCCACTCCCTGGATCTACTGGACGGCGCTGCTCATTGCTGAAGACTTTTTATTTTACTGGCTGCATCGTGTCGATCACTACTGCCGTTTTTTCTGGGCAGTGCATGTTACGCATCATTCATCGGAAGAATTCAATCTCACCGTAGGATTCCGCTCTTCCGTTTTTCAGCCGTTGTATCGTTTCATCTGGTTCATTCCTCTTCCGCTTCTTGGATTCCGTGCAGAAGATATTATGCTCATGTACGCCATCACGCAGATCTACGGCATTCTCATTCACACCCAATTCATAAATAAAATGGGGCCGCTCGAGTGGTTCATGAGTACGCCTTCGCACCACCGCGTTCATCACGGCGCGAATGTTCCTTATCTCGACAAGAATATGGGAATGGTTTTTATTTTCTGGGATAAACTTTTCGGAACGTTTGTTCCTGAAGAAGAAAAAGTAAAATTCGGTTTGACAAAAAATTTAGAACATCCTTACAATCCTGTCACTTCTGTTTTTCACGAATGGGGAGCGATCTTGCGCGATCTCGGAAAAAAATCTTCACTCAAAGCAAAATTCATGTACGTGTTTGGCCCGCCGGGATGGAGTCATGATGGAAGTAAAAAAACGAGCGGGCAATTGCGAAAAGAATTCAAGATTCAAGATTCAAAGATTAATGGTGGGCTATAA
- a CDS encoding four helix bundle protein, with protein sequence MNDTYEFETLEVWKKTREFRKAISQLTKKFPPCEQYELTKQIKISSRSVTANIAEGNGRYHYKDNSRFIRISTGSLKETMDHLYVAFDEEYIKEDELKFFKSDYLHCKKLLNGYLAYLKKNIK encoded by the coding sequence ATGAATGATACTTACGAATTTGAAACATTAGAAGTCTGGAAAAAAACAAGGGAATTCCGAAAAGCGATCTCGCAACTCACAAAAAAATTCCCTCCCTGTGAACAGTATGAATTGACGAAGCAGATCAAAATATCTTCAAGATCGGTGACTGCCAATATTGCTGAGGGAAATGGGCGCTATCATTACAAAGATAATAGCAGGTTTATCCGGATATCCACCGGTTCTCTCAAGGAAACCATGGATCATCTTTACGTTGCCTTTGATGAAGAATATATTAAAGAGGACGAACTGAAATTTTTTAAAAGCGATTATTTGCATTGCAAAAAACTCCTCAACGGATATCTCGCCTATCTCAAGAAAAATATCAAATGA
- the priA gene encoding primosomal protein N', whose translation MSDRIDLFADVILPIPIANAYTYRVPQELNDKVKTGMRVVVQFGKKKLYSGIVEKIHSTAPGYIAKYIDSLIDEKPVVQEKQLEFWKWMSEYYLCTRGEVMLAALPSGLRLSSETMILLNTSWDGDRAKLTNDQFAVCEALDVRNTLTIEEMVELLQKKTVYPVIKELLEIGVILVYEELQQRYHPKFETYICLAGELEDEEKLKVVFSQLEKRSFKQLQAIMAFIHLSDRYGKKHGSVRRSDLLKTSGVSDSALRALVKKNILATEEVEVSRLLQKQSEGKELTLSSHQQIAFDKIKEEFKTKDVCLLQGITSSGKTEVYIKFIREQMDAGKQVLYLLPEIALTTQLVTRLQKHFGNKVFVYHSRFNENERVEIWNEVLKKEPILVIGARSAVFLPFHSPGIIIVDEEHDSSFKQNERAPRYNARDSAVWLARTHHAKVILGSATPSVETYFNSKEKKYGYAILTERYGGSSLPEINVVDIKEASRKKLMNSHFSPTLMEKMTNALEKKEQIILFQNRRGFAPSIECQDCGHIPHCVRCDVSLTYHKNSNQLRCHYCGWTTNPPAQCQACGNADLRMKGFGTEKIEEELQLIFPEAKVARMDLDTTRGKFALQKLVNDFEERRIDILVGTQMVTKGLDFENVSLVGILQADQLMNYPDFRAVERSFQLMSQVAGRAGRREQRGEVIIQTFNPQHPVISCVLNSDYFTMYETEIVERQEFHYPPFHRLIRLTLKTKDHVLLDEAALYFADRLRTHFAERILGPEFPSVSKVRDEYLKNILVKLERDANSSSAKKIIANEIAHLRAHGDFRRVGIITDVDPM comes from the coding sequence ATGTCTGATCGCATCGATCTGTTTGCCGACGTTATTCTCCCGATTCCAATTGCGAATGCCTATACGTATCGTGTTCCGCAGGAATTGAATGACAAGGTGAAAACAGGAATGCGCGTGGTGGTGCAGTTCGGAAAGAAAAAACTTTATTCAGGAATTGTAGAAAAAATTCACAGCACAGCGCCTGGTTACATTGCGAAATACATCGATTCGCTCATTGATGAAAAGCCAGTAGTGCAGGAAAAACAACTGGAGTTCTGGAAATGGATGAGCGAATACTATCTCTGCACCAGAGGAGAAGTGATGCTTGCTGCATTGCCTTCGGGATTGCGCCTGTCGAGCGAAACGATGATTCTGCTCAATACTTCCTGGGATGGTGATAGAGCCAAATTGACCAACGACCAGTTCGCTGTTTGTGAAGCGCTCGATGTGCGGAATACACTCACCATAGAAGAGATGGTGGAACTGCTGCAGAAAAAAACTGTTTACCCGGTGATCAAAGAATTACTCGAGATCGGTGTTATTCTCGTTTACGAAGAGCTGCAGCAACGTTATCATCCGAAATTCGAAACCTACATTTGTCTTGCCGGTGAATTGGAAGACGAAGAAAAACTGAAAGTGGTTTTTTCTCAATTGGAAAAACGTTCTTTCAAACAACTGCAGGCCATCATGGCGTTCATTCATCTCTCTGACCGCTATGGAAAAAAACACGGATCGGTCCGCCGATCTGATCTTTTAAAAACTTCCGGTGTTTCTGACAGCGCACTTCGCGCATTGGTGAAAAAAAATATTCTTGCAACGGAAGAAGTGGAAGTGTCGCGTTTGTTGCAGAAACAAAGTGAAGGAAAAGAACTCACGCTGAGTTCGCATCAGCAGATTGCTTTCGATAAAATAAAAGAGGAATTCAAAACGAAAGATGTTTGCCTGCTCCAGGGAATTACCTCGAGCGGAAAGACGGAGGTTTACATTAAATTCATCCGCGAACAAATGGATGCCGGTAAACAGGTGTTGTATCTTCTCCCGGAGATCGCGCTCACCACGCAGCTCGTGACGCGTTTGCAGAAACATTTCGGGAATAAAGTTTTTGTTTATCATTCGCGTTTCAATGAAAATGAACGCGTGGAGATCTGGAACGAAGTGCTGAAGAAAGAACCGATCCTGGTGATCGGTGCGCGCTCTGCAGTTTTTCTTCCGTTTCATTCGCCGGGCATCATCATCGTGGATGAAGAACACGATTCTTCTTTCAAGCAGAACGAACGCGCGCCGCGTTACAATGCGCGCGACAGTGCGGTGTGGCTTGCGCGTACGCACCATGCGAAAGTTATTCTCGGTTCTGCAACGCCTTCGGTAGAAACGTATTTTAATTCAAAGGAAAAAAAATATGGTTATGCGATTCTCACTGAACGTTACGGCGGATCGAGTTTGCCGGAAATAAATGTGGTGGACATAAAAGAAGCGTCGCGGAAAAAATTAATGAATTCACATTTCTCACCGACGCTCATGGAAAAGATGACGAACGCGCTGGAGAAAAAAGAACAAATTATTTTATTTCAGAATCGACGTGGATTTGCGCCTTCCATCGAATGCCAGGACTGCGGGCATATTCCGCATTGTGTGCGCTGCGATGTGAGTCTCACGTATCATAAAAATTCCAATCAACTGCGTTGCCATTATTGCGGATGGACCACGAATCCTCCGGCGCAATGCCAGGCGTGCGGGAATGCAGACTTACGCATGAAAGGATTCGGCACAGAAAAAATAGAAGAAGAATTGCAATTGATATTTCCCGAAGCAAAAGTGGCGCGCATGGATCTCGACACAACGCGGGGAAAATTTGCGCTCCAGAAATTAGTAAATGATTTTGAAGAACGGCGAATTGATATTCTTGTGGGAACACAGATGGTGACTAAAGGACTCGACTTCGAAAATGTTTCGCTCGTTGGAATTCTGCAAGCCGATCAGCTCATGAACTATCCCGATTTCCGTGCGGTGGAAAGAAGTTTTCAATTGATGTCGCAGGTGGCGGGGCGCGCGGGCAGGAGAGAACAGCGCGGCGAAGTGATCATACAGACTTTCAATCCGCAGCATCCTGTTATTTCCTGCGTGCTGAATTCAGATTATTTCACGATGTATGAAACGGAAATTGTGGAGCGGCAAGAATTTCATTATCCGCCGTTTCACCGTTTGATCCGTTTGACATTGAAGACAAAAGATCATGTGCTCCTCGATGAAGCCGCGCTGTATTTCGCCGATCGTTTACGTACGCATTTTGCAGAGCGTATTCTTGGCCCTGAATTTCCTTCTGTTTCAAAAGTGAGAGACGAATACCTTAAAAATATTTTAGTGAAACTGGAACGCGATGCAAATAGTTCTTCAGCAAAAAAAATTATTGCAAATGAAATTGCACACTTAAGGGCGCATGGTGATTTTAGGAGGGTGGGAATTATTACTGACGTTGATCCTATGTGA
- a CDS encoding PorP/SprF family type IX secretion system membrane protein, whose amino-acid sequence MKNIIIKCFFIFGMLFSVSVSHSQDIHFSQFLATPLLINPAQTALNNSVRTIANYKNQWAAFGAPYTTYAFSTEFALFHKKDHPNYMGAGLVFYNDKAGDSQMGTTEGAMTLSGIIKAGANSHLAGGMLCGFSQRSINYSKLIWENQYDGMNFNTSLNPNEPTGVTAYHYIDLGAGLAYNYGTQEKYISANDGIHINAGISAWHYGLPKYTFYGIGDEKLNTKLIAHGAVEIGIANSNMILVPHVLLMKQGKLHEEDLGCQIKFILKENSKYTGRIKAAAIGFGISYRHRDAIIPQFTYENSHYAVGISYDANISKLRAATSMQGGMEIFLRFTTDHLFRSAESPEPFYN is encoded by the coding sequence ATGAAAAATATTATCATAAAATGTTTTTTTATTTTCGGGATGCTGTTCTCCGTTTCGGTTTCTCATTCGCAGGATATTCACTTCTCGCAATTTCTCGCCACTCCATTGCTCATCAATCCTGCACAGACCGCACTCAACAACAGTGTACGCACGATCGCGAATTATAAAAATCAGTGGGCCGCATTCGGCGCGCCTTACACTACGTATGCATTTTCTACTGAGTTCGCATTGTTTCACAAGAAAGATCACCCGAATTACATGGGCGCAGGACTTGTTTTTTACAATGACAAAGCAGGCGATTCTCAAATGGGAACCACCGAAGGTGCGATGACGCTTTCCGGAATTATCAAGGCAGGAGCAAACAGTCATCTGGCCGGCGGAATGCTTTGTGGATTTTCACAGCGTTCGATCAATTATTCGAAACTCATCTGGGAAAATCAATACGACGGGATGAATTTCAATACGTCTTTGAATCCGAATGAACCGACGGGGGTAACAGCTTATCATTACATCGATCTTGGTGCAGGGCTGGCGTACAATTACGGCACGCAGGAAAAATATATTTCTGCGAATGACGGGATCCACATCAACGCAGGAATTTCTGCCTGGCATTATGGTTTACCGAAATATACTTTCTACGGCATAGGCGACGAAAAACTGAATACAAAACTAATTGCGCATGGTGCCGTGGAAATTGGAATTGCAAATAGCAACATGATCCTTGTTCCGCATGTGCTATTGATGAAGCAGGGGAAATTGCACGAGGAAGATCTCGGCTGCCAGATCAAATTCATTCTGAAAGAAAATTCAAAATATACGGGCCGCATTAAAGCGGCTGCTATCGGTTTTGGAATTTCGTATCGCCACAGGGATGCGATCATTCCTCAATTCACCTATGAGAATTCGCATTACGCGGTCGGCATAAGCTACGATGCCAATATTTCAAAACTGCGCGCCGCGACTTCGATGCAGGGTGGAATGGAAATTTTTCTGCGCTTCACAACCGATCATCTTTTCCGTTCGGCAGAATCGCCTGAACCTTTTTATAATTAG
- a CDS encoding MBL fold metallo-hydrolase has protein sequence MKLHSINTGFFKLDGGAMHGVVPKSLWSKQNPADENNMCNWAMRCLLVEDGDRLILIDNGMGEKQDAKFFSYYFLNGNDSLEKSLRAKGFDFGDVTDMFLTHLHFDHCGGSIKYNNDRTKLETVFPNATYWSNEAQWEWATKPNAREKASFLKENILPIKESGRLKFLKEGEDLFPGFSTLWVHGHTGAMMLPKISCNGTTVVFMADLLPSIAHIPLAWIMGYDTRPLLTLTEKEKFLPVAAKENYVLFFEHDGVNECCTVSDTDRGVRVNEKFRLDECFSS, from the coding sequence ATGAAGCTTCACTCGATAAACACCGGTTTTTTTAAATTAGACGGCGGCGCAATGCACGGCGTTGTTCCGAAAAGTCTTTGGAGCAAACAGAATCCTGCTGATGAAAATAATATGTGCAACTGGGCCATGCGCTGTTTACTTGTGGAAGATGGCGATCGCCTTATTCTCATCGACAATGGAATGGGCGAGAAACAGGATGCGAAATTTTTCAGTTACTATTTTCTGAATGGCAACGATTCACTGGAAAAATCGCTTCGTGCAAAAGGTTTTGATTTCGGCGATGTCACCGATATGTTTCTCACGCATCTTCATTTCGATCATTGCGGCGGAAGTATTAAATACAATAATGATCGCACCAAACTTGAAACTGTTTTTCCGAATGCTACTTACTGGAGCAACGAAGCACAATGGGAATGGGCCACGAAACCGAATGCGCGGGAGAAAGCAAGTTTCCTGAAAGAAAATATTCTTCCCATAAAAGAAAGCGGCCGGTTGAAATTTTTAAAAGAAGGAGAAGATCTGTTCCCCGGATTTTCCACGCTGTGGGTGCACGGGCACACGGGCGCGATGATGCTGCCGAAAATTTCCTGCAACGGAACAACCGTTGTATTCATGGCTGATCTTCTTCCGAGCATTGCGCATATTCCTCTCGCATGGATCATGGGATACGACACGCGTCCATTACTTACGCTGACAGAAAAAGAAAAATTTCTTCCTGTTGCGGCAAAAGAAAATTATGTACTCTTTTTCGAACACGATGGAGTGAATGAGTGTTGTACGGTTAGTGATACAGATAGAGGAGTTAGAGTTAATGAGAAGTTTAGATTGGATGAGTGTTTCTCTTCTTAA
- a CDS encoding patatin-like phospholipase family protein: MKTGLILSGGGARGFAHLGVLRALDELGVHVDAIAGTSAGALAGAFYFAGHTPTDTLRYIRSYKIYQWARILWRKPGILNMEKIGKMIAQYLPENFEGLNAPLTVCATDILNCKSVFFNSGPLIPALCSSACIPVLFEPVNFGSNQYVDGGIMDNFPVEALREKCDRIIGVHVNPLQKEFRNVHMKDVMDRSLHLALRHQVFSKREECDIFIEPEECSQFGMFDLSSAEKIVEIGYKAAMQQKEELLKLK, encoded by the coding sequence ATGAAAACAGGATTAATATTAAGCGGCGGCGGCGCGCGCGGATTTGCTCACCTGGGTGTGTTGCGTGCGCTTGATGAATTAGGCGTGCACGTGGATGCAATAGCGGGTACGAGTGCAGGTGCATTGGCGGGTGCATTTTATTTCGCCGGTCATACACCGACCGACACATTGCGTTACATTCGTTCCTATAAAATTTATCAGTGGGCAAGAATTCTCTGGAGAAAGCCCGGCATACTGAACATGGAGAAGATCGGGAAAATGATCGCTCAATATCTTCCTGAAAATTTTGAAGGCCTGAATGCCCCGCTCACCGTTTGCGCTACAGATATTCTCAACTGCAAATCCGTTTTTTTTAATTCAGGTCCGCTCATTCCCGCCCTTTGTTCTTCAGCGTGTATTCCAGTTTTGTTTGAACCGGTAAACTTCGGCAGTAATCAATACGTGGACGGAGGCATCATGGATAATTTTCCGGTCGAGGCATTGCGTGAAAAGTGCGACCGCATCATTGGCGTTCATGTGAATCCGCTACAGAAAGAATTCCGGAATGTGCACATGAAAGATGTGATGGACCGCAGTCTTCACCTCGCGCTTCGTCACCAGGTTTTTTCGAAAAGAGAGGAGTGCGATATTTTCATTGAGCCGGAAGAATGTTCGCAGTTTGGCATGTTCGATCTTTCTTCGGCGGAAAAAATAGTTGAGATCGGTTATAAAGCAGCTATGCAGCAGAAAGAAGAATTACTGAAACTGAAATAA
- a CDS encoding GHKL domain-containing protein gives MENNTPDKLRSQFFDESEILFAIFDKDLNCVDANTAFLKTLHFTKEGIIGKNITEISPDNKSSGRNDLYREVIRTEKTLILDEVKPHPSMGNIYVRVKAFKVGDGLGTASENITDLKEAVSELETFIYKSSHDMRSPIASILGLTNIAEEGLKDIDEAKRFCKIVRQQTRRLDTILQILVATTRIREGEKIIRLLDFKEIIEDTLKSLESAEGFDKINFEKHISFNGKFYSDKLLVISLFQNLLDNAIKYKKENTPNPFINISVVNENDGVKITVADNGIGIPDHLQKDVFKMFFRATEKASGSGLGLYTVNHTLKKLGGTIQLDSKEKTGTTFTIYLPNEKAGPVEK, from the coding sequence ATGGAAAATAACACACCCGACAAACTCAGATCACAATTCTTCGACGAGTCAGAAATTCTTTTCGCAATTTTTGATAAAGATTTAAATTGCGTTGATGCGAATACTGCATTTTTAAAAACACTGCACTTCACAAAAGAAGGCATCATCGGAAAAAATATTACAGAAATTTCGCCGGACAATAAATCGAGCGGGCGAAACGATCTTTACAGAGAAGTTATCCGCACAGAAAAAACGCTCATCCTCGATGAGGTAAAACCTCACCCGAGCATGGGGAATATTTATGTGCGTGTAAAAGCTTTTAAAGTAGGCGATGGATTGGGAACCGCTTCAGAAAATATTACCGATCTTAAAGAAGCTGTATCCGAACTTGAAACTTTTATTTACAAATCATCTCACGACATGCGCAGCCCCATTGCAAGTATTCTCGGCCTTACCAATATTGCGGAGGAAGGTTTAAAAGATATTGATGAAGCGAAACGTTTCTGCAAAATTGTAAGGCAACAAACCCGGCGGCTCGATACTATTCTGCAGATCCTTGTTGCAACAACAAGGATCAGGGAAGGCGAAAAAATAATTCGCCTTCTCGATTTTAAAGAAATTATTGAAGACACGCTGAAATCGTTGGAATCTGCAGAAGGATTCGATAAAATTAATTTTGAAAAACACATTTCTTTCAACGGAAAATTTTACAGCGACAAACTTCTGGTCATCTCCCTGTTCCAGAATCTTCTTGACAATGCCATCAAATACAAAAAAGAAAATACCCCAAACCCTTTTATTAATATCTCAGTTGTGAATGAAAACGATGGCGTAAAAATTACTGTCGCCGACAATGGGATCGGCATCCCCGATCATTTGCAGAAAGATGTTTTTAAAATGTTTTTCCGCGCCACAGAAAAAGCAAGCGGCAGCGGGCTCGGTCTTTACACCGTAAATCATACCCTCAAAAAACTAGGCGGAACAATACAACTCGACAGTAAAGAAAAAACAGGGACTACGTTTACCATTTATTTGCCGAATGAAAAAGCGGGACCAGTAGAGAAATGA
- a CDS encoding peptidoglycan synthetase — MRIHFIAIGGSAMHNMAIAMKLKGNIVSGSDDEINEPSHSRLAKHGLLPEKMGWRPEVISKEIDEIILGMHARADNPELVRAQELGLKIFSYPEYLYEQSKNKTRIVIGGSHGKTTITAMVLHVLKYCGIETDYMVGAQLEGFETMVKITPDAEFMVLEGDEYLASPVDRRPKFHLYHPHVALLSGIAWDHINVFPTFEIYLDQFRKFIDLIETNGTFVYCTNDPELKKLSVQVRNDISLKPYSVPPNEIVNGTTFLLRNNKKVPLLIFGDHNLMNLEGARRVCAAIGVSDEKFDDAIQSFKGAARRLELVRKEKYFNCYKDFAHSPSKLKATTAAVKQQFPNRKLVACMELHTFSSLTSEFLLEYNGAMDEADEAIVYFNPHTIAHKKLPPVTGEQVKNAFARNDLRVTTNSAELMEEFKKRKWNNSVLLFMTSGNFDGVDFKLLADSLEL; from the coding sequence ATGAGGATACATTTCATTGCAATTGGTGGTTCCGCTATGCACAACATGGCGATCGCTATGAAGCTGAAAGGAAATATTGTTTCCGGTTCCGACGATGAGATCAATGAACCCTCGCATTCACGCCTTGCAAAACATGGTTTGCTCCCGGAGAAAATGGGATGGAGGCCGGAAGTGATCAGTAAAGAGATCGATGAAATTATTCTGGGCATGCACGCACGTGCGGATAATCCCGAGCTCGTTCGCGCGCAGGAACTCGGACTGAAAATATTTTCCTACCCGGAATATCTTTACGAGCAAAGTAAAAATAAAACCAGAATTGTCATTGGAGGAAGTCATGGTAAAACCACGATCACGGCCATGGTGCTTCATGTTTTAAAATATTGCGGCATTGAAACAGATTACATGGTTGGAGCGCAACTGGAAGGATTTGAAACAATGGTGAAGATCACACCCGATGCAGAATTCATGGTGCTCGAGGGAGATGAATATCTTGCCTCGCCGGTCGATCGCCGCCCGAAATTTCATTTGTATCATCCGCATGTTGCTTTGCTCAGTGGAATTGCGTGGGATCATATCAATGTGTTTCCCACTTTTGAAATTTATCTTGACCAGTTCCGGAAGTTCATCGATCTTATAGAAACGAATGGAACATTTGTTTACTGTACGAATGATCCGGAGTTGAAAAAATTATCAGTGCAGGTGAGGAATGATATTTCACTGAAACCCTATTCCGTTCCGCCGAATGAAATTGTGAATGGAACAACTTTTCTTTTGCGCAATAATAAAAAAGTTCCGTTGCTCATCTTCGGCGATCACAATCTTATGAATCTCGAAGGCGCCAGAAGAGTTTGTGCCGCTATCGGCGTGAGTGATGAAAAATTCGATGACGCAATTCAGTCTTTCAAAGGTGCTGCGCGCCGGCTGGAACTCGTTCGCAAAGAAAAATATTTTAATTGCTATAAGGATTTCGCGCATTCTCCTTCTAAATTAAAAGCAACTACTGCCGCAGTGAAGCAGCAATTCCCCAATAGAAAATTAGTCGCGTGCATGGAACTGCATACTTTTTCTTCACTCACTTCTGAATTTCTGCTGGAATACAATGGAGCAATGGATGAAGCCGATGAAGCGATCGTTTATTTCAATCCGCATACCATTGCGCACAAAAAACTTCCGCCTGTCACTGGAGAACAGGTGAAGAATGCATTCGCAAGAAATGATCTGCGGGTGACAACAAATTCGGCGGAGCTGATGGAGGAATTCAAAAAAAGAAAATGGAATAATTCAGTTTTGCTTTTCATGACCAGCGGCAATTTCGATGGTGTCGATTTTAAATTGCTGGCAGACTCACTTGAGTTGTGA